One window from the genome of Xiphophorus hellerii strain 12219 chromosome 16, Xiphophorus_hellerii-4.1, whole genome shotgun sequence encodes:
- the rnf25 gene encoding E3 ubiquitin-protein ligase RNF25, with product MAAESEVQSEIEVLQSIYLEELQVDRREDGGWQVSLVLYPSTAEDSVSQFVRLTLTLSLDLQYPSSSPVISIHNPRGLSDDKLGSVQKCLQAEAESWLGSPVLYQLIEKAKEILTESNIPHGNCVICLYGFKEGETFTKTSCYHYFHSHCLGRYVVHSERELRQREKELEEDKTRDGSSVQELTVVCPVCREPLTYDRNQLLKSPAPELPELDQAAIGSDFQRKWGQLQRILEKQRCNGGIIDTEEESNRFLIHIQEAPPVSENVNPEVDASPTPPVSSSSDEAGVRSERFVPGLSQLPGFQAQKHQNQARAPRRGGRPKPRPGQGPPIAEHLERLALSDCTDQSQMILGDGGRQTRCRIGPGEEPEKQVPPTDLDSEGPKDGARGHRGRRRGPYRPALHHIGAPGLPQQHRDSRARSRGGGGGPRRGHYGRGLQQKVVERGREEVV from the exons ATGGCAGCTGAGTCCGA GGTTCAGTCTGAGATCGAGGTGCTGCAGTCCATCTacctggaggagctgcaggtggACAGGAGAGAGGACGG gGGCTGGCAGGTGAGTCTGGTTCTGTATCCATCCACTGCAGAGGACTCGGTCTCCCAGTTTGTCCGACTCACTCTGACTCTGAGCCTCGATCTGCAG TATCCCTCATCGTCTCCGGTCATCTCTATTCATAACCCGCGCGGGCTCTCCGACGATAAACTCGGCAG CGTCCAGAAGTGTCTCCAGGCGGAGGCTGAATCTTGGCTCGGCTCTCCGGTCCTGTATCAACTCATCGAG AAAGCTAAAGAAATCCTGACTGAAAGCAATATTCCTCATGGGAACTGTGTCATATGCCTTTATGGTTTCAAG GAGGGAGAGACCTTCACCAAGACGAGCTGCTACCACTACTTCCACTCCCACTGCCTCGGCCGCTACGTGGTCCACTCAGAGCGGGAGCTGCGGCAGAGGgagaaggagctggaggaggataAAACCAGAGATGGAAGCAGCGTTCAG GAGCTGACGGTGGTGTGTCCGGTCTGCAGGGAGCCTCTCACATATGACAGAAACCAGCTTCTAAAGTCTCCTGCACCGGAGCTGCCTGAG CTCGATCAGGCGGCGATCGGCTCCGACTTTCAGAGGAAGTGGGGTCAGCTCCAGAGGATTCTGGAGAAGCAGAGGTGCAACGGCGGGATCATCGACACGGAGGAGGAATCCAACCGATTCCTGATCCACATCCAGGAG GCCCCTCCAGTGTCTGAAAACGTAAACCCGGAGGTCGATGCGTCCCCCACCCCCCCGGTTTCCTCCTCTTCTGATGAAGCCGGCGTCCGATCGGAGCGGTTTGTTCCCGGACTGTCCCAGCTCCCAGGCTTCCAGGCCCAGAAGCACCAGAACCAGGCCAGAGCGccaagaagaggaggaagacccAAACCCCGTCCTGGGCAGGGCCCCCCCATCGCAGAGCACCTGGAGCGGCTCGCGCTGTCAGACTGCACCGACCAATCACAGATGATTCTGGGAGACGGTGGCCGACAGACGCGATGCCGGATCGGGCCGGGGGAGGAACCAGAGAAGCAGGTTCCTCCAACTGATTTAGACTCTGAGGGCCCAAAAGATGGAGCCAGGGGTCACCGAGGGAGAAGAAGGGGCCCCTACCGGCCTGCCCTGCACCACATCGGGGCCCCCGGGCTCCCACAGCAGCACCGCGACAGCCGGGCCAGAAGTCGAGGAGGAGGCGGCGGGCCCCGGCGCGGCCATTACGGCCGGGGCCTCCAACAGAAGGTGGTGGAGCGGGGAAGAGAGGAGGTGGTATGA